The segment GCCGACAGCGGGTAGAGCGCCATGGCAACGCCGGCGTTGCGCAGTTCATCCAGCGTGTAGTACGGCGTGGCGCCGAATTCGGTCAGGTTGGCCAGCACGGGTACCTTCACGGCATCGACGAACTTGCGGTACATGTCCATGTCGGTCATCGCCTCGGGGAAGATGGCGTCGGCGCCGGCTTCCACGCAGGCCACGGCGCGTTCGATCGCGCTGTCGAGGCCTTCGACGGCCAGCGCGTCGGTGCGGGCCATGATGACGAAGTTCTCGTCCGTACGTGCATCGACGGCGGCACGGATGCGGTCGACCATTTCACCCTTGGTGACGATTTCCTTGTTCGGACGGTGGCCGCAGCGCTTGGCGCCGACCTGGTCTTCGATATGCATGGCGGCTGCGCCGAACTTGATCAGCGAGCGCGTGGTGCGGGCCACGTTGAATGCCGAGGCGCCGAAGCCGGTGTCGACGTCGACCAGCAGCGGCGTGTCGCACACGTCGGTGATGCGGCGGATGTCGGTCAGCACGTCGTCCAGGTTCGAGATGCCCAGGTCAGGCAGACCCAGCGAGCCAGCGGCCACGCCGCCGCCCGACAGGTAGATCGCGCGATAACCGGCCCGCTTGGCCAGCAGCGCGTGATTGGCATTGATGGTGCCCGGGATCTGCAGGGGGCTTTCATCGATCAGGGCCTGGCGGAAGCGTGCGCCGGCGGAGCGGGCGAGTTCGGTGGCGGTAAAGGTCATGGCGTGAATCCGTTATTCGTGAATGCTGAAACCTGTCGGGACAGGGTGGCCCTATGGCGCAAGGGGTGTGCCAGCTGCCAAGTGATGCTTGCGGCAGGTGTCGGTCGAGCCTGCTTTTCGACGATTTCTCCTTATTGATCAGTGGTTTATCCCATGTGGGTGCAGTGCGCGGCCCATGCTGGAAAGTGGCGTCGATGGCATTCCAGTGTTCGGCTTTGAAATTCACGCATTTCAAAGTTGAAATGCCGGGCTGGCCGGTGCAGAATCCAGATCGACTATACGCCCGCGTTGGAAGCTGTTCCATGACACCGTCGCACCCTACTGTTCCTCAGCCGATTTCCCTCAACCCCGCTGGCCCCGTCGCCCCTGGCGCCCGCCCGAGGATCTGGGCCATGGGCATCAGCCGTCTCTCTCGCGCCTTTGCCGAACTGATTCCGGCCTACGCGGGCCGGGCGGAATTCCGGATCGTTGGCCGGGCCTTCGAAGCCGCGGCCAGCGCCATCAACCGGGAGGCACGGGAGAACCGCGTCGATGTGGTGGTGGCGGGCGGATCGAACGGCGCCTACCTGCGCCAGCATGTCGACGTGCCGGTGGTGCTGGTCAAGGTGACCGGCTTCGACGTCATGAGCGCGTTAGCCACCGCCCGGCGCATTTCGCCGAAGGTGGCGCTGGTGACGCATGCCTCCACCTACGCCGAGGTCGACGAGTTTGTACGGGCCTTCTCGCTCGATATCCCGCGCTACACCTATCTGACTGAAGACGATGCGACCGCACGTGTACGGGCGCTCAAGGAGGAGGGCGTGCGCGTGGTGGTCGGCCCGGGCCTGGTGACAGACATGGCCGACAAGTACGGGCTCGTCGGCGTGTTTCTCTACTCGGGCAATGCCGTGCGGCTGGCGCTGGAGGATGCAATCGAGGCCGCGCGGTTGCGTCGTATCGAATCCACGCGACGCGAATACGTGAACACGATTCTTGCCCACCTGAACGAAGGCGTGGCTGCGGTAGACGGCGAGGGGCGGGTGCAGGCGTTCAATCCGGCGATGGAGCGATTCCTCGGCACGCCTGCCGGGGTTGCGGTGGGTCGCAAGCTATCCACGCTGGCGCCCGGACTGTCCCTCGACGGCGTGATGCAGAGCGGCGCGCGCGAGCTCGAAGCAATCCATCGGTTGGGCGACAAGATGGTGGTCGTCAACCGGATTCCGATCATGAGCGAGGCCGGCACGACAGGCGCCGTGCTGACGATCCAGGACGCCAACGCGATTCACCGCGCGGACCGCAACCTGCGCTCGCGCACACGCGCCCGGGCGGCGGGCGTGCGTTACAGCCTGGACGACCTGGCGGGCGATTCGCCGGCGATGAGCGATCTGCGTGCGCTGGCGCGGCGCTATGCGATGGTCGATTCGACCGTTCTGGTCAGCGGCGAAAGCGGTACCGGCAAGGAAGTGCTGGCGCAGGGGATGCACGACGCGAGTCCGCGCCGCGCCTTTCCCTTCGTGGCGGTCAACTGCGCGGCCTTCCCCGAGACGCTGCTCGAGTCCGAGCTGTTCGGCTACGAGGAAGGGGCGTTCACGGGCGCCCGGCGTGGCGGCAAGGCCGGCCTGTTCGAGTCGGCGCATAACGGCACGCTGTTTCTCGACGAGATCGGCGATATGCCGCCGGCGCTGCAAACGCGCCTGCTGCGTGTGCTGCAGGAGAAACAGGTGCTGCCAATCGGCGCGATCGAGGCCGTGCCGGTCAATGTGCGCGTGATCGCCGCCACGCACCGCGACCTGGCCGCGCTCGTGCGCGATGGGGCATTCCGCCAGGATCTCTACTACCGCCTGAACATCCTCCGCATCGAGATGCCGCCTTTGCGCGACCGCGCGGGAGACCTGCCCGTGCTGGCGGAACTGCTCTACCGGCGTGCGCAGGAACGGCTTGGCATGTCGGATGGGGAACCGCTACCCGCGATCGTGCGGGCACGCCTGGCGCGTTACGTGTGGCCGGGGAATATTCGCGAACTCGAAAACGTGACCGAGCGGATTGCAGTGCTTGTGGCCGGCGCGAACCTGACACCTGTGGCGCTGCAGCGGGAGTTGCAGGCGGCGGTGCCGGAACTGTTTTCTGGTGATCACGGGACGGCCATCGAAATGTCCGACGGCGTGCCCGCGCAATCGCTGGCAGGGGTGGCCAAGGCAAGCCAGGCCGAGCATATCCGCCGTGTGCTGGCCGATTGCGGCGGTAACCGCGCGGCGGCCTGCGCGCAGCTAGGCATCAGTCCGACAACACTTTGGAGACGGTTGCGCGAGGAGTGATCGATATCCGGTCCTTCATGAAGTCCGTTATTTCGCAATTAACGGCCAGAATTATTCGCCACCAATAATTTGGGCTAAAAGTCCAAGGCCTTGAAAGACCAATAGAAAGACTACAGGAAAGACCGAAAGGGACTGGCTTACGCGTCAGACATCGTCTGCAAGTCGCACCCCAGTGAACTGCCAGCGCTGGTGCGGATAGAAGAAGTTGCGGTAGCTCGCCCGGATATGGGATTCGGCGGTGACGCAGGAACCGCCGCGCAGCACCATCTGGCTGCTCATGAACTTGCCGTTGTACTCGCCCACGGCCCCCTCGCGTGGCCGGAAGCGGGGATAGGGCAGGAAGGCGCTGCCTGTCCACTCCCAAACGTCGCCGAACATCTGACGCAGGGAGCCGGCCGTGTTCTGGCGATCGGGCAAGGGACGTAACGCGCGGCCTTCCGCGAAATTGCCGGTGGCGGGCAGATTGTGCGCCGCGTGCTCCCATTCAGCCTCGGTCGGCAGGCGGCGCTCCGCCCAGCGCGCGAACGCGTCGGCCTCGAAGAAACTCACGTGCGTGACCGGGCTGTCCGGATCGACGGGCTGCATTCCGCGCAACGTCATCTGCCACCAAGTGCCATCGCGCTCTTCCCAGTACAGGGGGGCTTCGATCTGGTTGTCGCAGACCCAGCGCCAGCCGTCGGAGAGCCACAGGCCGGTCGACTGATAGCCGCCATCCTCGATGAATTCAAACCACTGGTGGTTGCTGACCGGGTGCGAGCACAGCAGGTATGGATGCAACAGTACCTGGTGGCGCGGGCCTTCGCAATCGAATGCGAAACCGTCTCCGCTGTGGCCGATCGTCACCACGCCGCCCGGAAAGGCGATCCACTCTGGCGCAGGGCGCGGGTCGGCGATAACCGGGGACGGCAGCGTCGGCGCATAGGCCGGGCGCAGTGGATTTTGCGCGAACAGATGCAGGATATCGGTCAGCAGGAGTTCCTGATGCTGCTGCTCGTGATGCAGGCCAAGCGTGATCAACGCCGCTTCGTCGTCGGTCTGGGCCCGCATTAGTAGCGATTCCATCGCTTCATCGACGGCTTCGCGATACGCCAGTACCTCGTCGAGCGACGGCCGTGTCAGCAGCCCGCGGCGCGGGCGCGGGTGGCGCGCGCCGACAGCTTCATAGTACGAATTGAACAGATAGCGATACTGCGGATCGACTGGCTCGTAATCGGGCAGCCGGGCGCCAAGCACGAACTCCTCGAAGAACCAGGTGGTATGGGCAAGATGCCACTTCGCTGGGCTGGCGTCGTCCATGGATTGCACGGTTGCGTCAGCATCTGACAGGTCCGCCACCATCGCTTCCGTAGCGCTGCGCACATGACGGTACTGGCTGAGCAGGGCGGGTTCTTGCGGTGGATGACTGGCGGCGGCAGGCAGCAGGGCTGAGGTCATGCAGACTCCTGGAAGGCGCGGCAAATGTCGAACAATCATAGACCCATCCGCATGTCGGGGCGAGCGGTAAGGCCATCGGAGTTTGACTTGGGAGGGCGTTTGCGAGGCCCACAAAAAAACAGGTGCCTGGGGGAGGCACCTGTCTTAAGGATCGCCGGCACCGGGGGAGGGCGCCGGGAACTACACGGAGAGGGAGATACTGTCAGGCTCAGGCAGCGGCGCGCAGCGCGGCGTCGTTGAGCGCGGCAATCTGCGAGCGGGCGGTCGTGAGACCGGCTTCGCGCGCGTCGGGGCCCATGGCCAGACCGTGAGCGCGGACGATGCTGATGTCGGTGATACCGAGGAAGCGCAACACCGCATCGATGGTGACTTCGTGCAGGTCCAGCGTGTTGGCGTCCTGACGCACGCCGCCTCGCGACGACACCACGATCACGCGCTTGCCGACTGCCAGGCCTTCAGGGCCGTTGGCGGTGTAGCGGAAGGTGCGGCCGGCTTGCGCGATGCGGTCGATCCAGGCCTTGAGCTGGCTCGGGATGCTGAAGTTGTACTGCGGCACGCCAATCACCAGCACATCGGCAGCCATGAATTCGGCCAGGAACGTTTCAGTGCGCTCGAGTTCGGCTTGCTGCACGGCGTTCAGGCCGTCCTTCGGGCCACCCAGCACCGGCAGCAGGTGGTTGCCGAGGTGGGCGGGGGCTTCCTTGTCCAGATCGCGCACGGTTACCTTGGCGCCTGGGTTCTTGGCAACGAGGTCGGCCACGATGCTGGCGGTCAGGGAACGCGATACGGAGTTGTCGCCCAGTACGCTCGAATCGATTTGCAGGATGTTCATGTCTGGCTCCACTTGGGAATTCGGTTTGGATGGCTGAAAGATAGAGGTTCCCCATTGGTGCCGGTAGTGAGGCAAAATGCAAATGATTGTTCTATCGCTGCAACGGCATGCGCCTCGCCGCCTACGTGCCGTTGCCGCCTTGAAGGAGCCCGCCATGCAGGATCTCAATGATTTGTCGCTGTTCGCCCAAGTGGTGCAGCACGGCAGCTTTTCAGCGGCAAGCCGGGCCACCGGCGTGCCGAAATCGCGACTTTCCCGCCGGATTGCACAGCTCGAAAAGGAATTGGGTGTGCAATTGCTCCGCCGGACTACACGGCAAGTGCGTGTAACGCCGCTTGGTGAGGCCTACTATGCCCGCTGCCGAGAGATGCTCGATGCGGCGGAGGCCGCCCGCGAAGTGATCGAACATGCTCGCGACCAGCCGGGAGGCTTTCTCCGAATCAGTTGCCCGGTCGGTATCGCACAGGTGCTGCTGGCACCTTCGATCGGTCATTTCATGCGGGCCAACCCCGGCATCCAGCTTGAAGTCGAAGCCACCAACCGCCGCGTCGACGTGATCGCGGAGGGATTCGACCTCGCCCTGCGCGTGCGAAACGTGCTGGAGGATTCAAGCCTGGGCGGTTTCAAGTCCAAGTGCAACAAAAACTCAATGCACTAAATCCGGCTGCTGGGCCAGCCGCGCCAAATGCTCGGCATAGACCTCGATGGGCTTGCGCCACCCCAGAGTCATCCTGGGCCGTCCATTGAGCTCATCGGCCACAGCGTCCAACTGCTCCTGGCTGTAGCCACTCAGATCAGTCCCCTTGGGGAAGTACTGGCGCAAGAGCCCATTGGTGTTCTCGTTGCTCCCCCTTTGCCAGGGACTGTAGGGGTCGCAGAAGTACACCTTCATGCCTGTGTTCTCGCTGAGCTGGCGGTGCTCGGCCATCTCGCTGCCCCGGTCGTAGGTCAGGGTCTGGCGCATCGGCTGGGCTATTGTCTTGAGCTTGTCGCTGAAGGCTTGCAGTACATGCGCCGCTGTGGCGGGGTTGGGGTGTGGCAGCTTGACCAGCACCACCAGACGGGTGGTGCGCTCGACCAGCGTGCCAATCGCACTGGCGTTAGCCTTGCCTTTGATCAGATCACCCTCCCAGTGGCCGGGCAACTGGCGATCCTCGATCTCGGGTGCTCGCACATGGATGCTCAGCAAGTCTTGCGTCTCCTTGCGGCGATCCTTTCCCCTGGAGCGGGGCCAACGTTTGGCGTGGGCCATGCGCAGGCAGGACACCAGCTCCTTCTTGAGCTCTCCCCGGGGCTGGGCGTAGATGCAGGTGTAGATGCTTTCGTGTGAGGCTTGCAAGCGGCGATCCTGTGGGTGAAGACGCTGGAGTTCGTTGGCGATTTGCTGGGGCGACCACTTGTGGCGCAGGTAGTCGCAAACCAGCGGGAACAAGGGCCCTTGGCGGTGCAGCTTGGGGCTGGGACGGGCTTGGCGTTTGCGATTGTCACTGCGCTGCTGGGCGAACTTGGAGGCGTAGCCCTTGCCGCCTGCATTGCGATTGCACTCGCGGCTGATAGTGCTCTTGTCACGCCCCAGGGCCCTGGCTATGGCGCTGAGGCTTTGCTTTTGCTGCAGCCCCAGGGCTATCGCATGGCGTTCGGTCTCACTCAACTGCTGGTAATTTTTCTTGGTCATCTTGGCCTCAATTCTCGGTGTTGCACTTCGGAATTGAGGCCGCCCTGGCCGTGCGTACGTTCGGCAAGAGCGAGTTGCGGCTGGTGGCCAGCCCGGCACTGCTCGACAGCATTGGCCGGCCGCGCACGCCGCAGGCGCTGGAAGGGATGCCCGGCGTCAATCAGAAGCCTCATGATGGCAAGCATGTGTGGCCGCTGGTCAGCAAGACCGGCGAGCAGGTCCATGTGAGCTACGACCCGAAGCTCATCTCTGATGAGTTTGCGCTGCTGAGGGAAGCGGCAGTTGCCGGCGTCGGCGTGGCACTGCTGCCGAGCATGTACTGTCGCGATGAAGTCGAGCGCGGGGAGCTTGAAGTACTGCTGCCGCAGTGGGACTTGCCGATGGGGGTGCTGCACGCGGTCTTTCCGTCGCGGCAGGGTGTAACACCCGCACTGCGCCGCTTTCTCGACTATCTGGGCGAAGTGTTGCCCGAATGCGCGCGCAAGATGGGAATGATTCCGAACGTCAGCCTGGGAATGCACGTGGCGCCACCGACCGAGCCCGCGCAGCGCGCCAGCGGCAAGGCGAAGGAGCTGGAGGCGCCCTGACCGTCCTGACCGTCCTGACCGTCCTGACAGGCCAGGCAGCGGGCAACCGGCACGGTGCTGCGCCTTTACCTTCACGCCAGCACGACCTAATGTAGGGAGTACAGGTCACATGCGTTCCATGTGATCCCGCATTGCCAAATGCAAGGAGCTGTCGAAATGAGTCACTCGCAAGGATCGCAGGATCTTGGCAAGGCCGTACTTCGTATCGTGCTGGGGGTGCTGATTCTGTTGCACGGTATCTCGAAGATCATGGCTGGCCCGGGTTTCGTGGTGAAGGTGGTCACCGACGCCGGCCTGCCGGTGGAACTGTCCTATCTGGTCTACGTGGGCGAGGTGCTGGCCCCCATCCTTCTGATCGTCGGTCTGTGGACCCGGGCGGCGGCGTTGATCGTCGTCGTCAACATGCTCTTCGCGTTTGGGCTCGTCCACACCAAACAACTCATGGAGATGGCGCCAACCGGTGGCTGGGCGCTGGAGTTGCAGGGGATGTATCTGGCGGGCGCGCTCGCCGTGGCCCTGCTCGGTGCCGGACGTCTGAGCTTCGGCGGTATCGATGGCAGGTGGAACTGACGGAGGCACCGCGATGCTGAGTCTTGGTGGAATTCGTCGTGCCGCGCCCTGGATGGTGGTGCTGGTGTCGCTGGCAGGCTGCGCGACTGGCCCTGATATTCGCGCCGACTACAACCATGCGAACGACTTCTCGAAGTACCGGACGTTTGGGTTCGTGGCGCATCCTGGCACGGACCGCAGCGGGTACGAGAGCCTGACTACGCAATACCTGAAGACGGCGGTCGAGCGGGAGATGTCCGCGCGCGGCTATCGGTATGCGGCTCATCTGCCCGACTTGCTGGTCAACTTCAACGCGCAGTTGCGCGAGAAAGTCGTCAGCAACCCGGCCCCGATGCCGCCGCCCGGATACGCCGGCTACTACGCGTATCGCGGCGGTCTCTATGCGCCATGGCCCGGTTACGGGTTCTACAGCGATACCTACACCTACACCGAGGGCACGCTGAATATCGATATCGTCGATGCGCAGAGGAACCAGCTTGTCTGGGAGGGCGTGGCGCAGGGCGATGCCAGCGACGTGGACCCACAGACCCGCCAGCAGGCTATCGACAAGGTCGTGACGCAGATTTTCCTCAAGTACCCGTTCCGCGCGGCGCAGTAACGCGTCGCTACGCGGCGCGGCGCACCTTCATCCCTGCGTCACCATCTTTTTTCACCAAATTAGGCGCTTTCCGCGACATCGCGTCACAAATTCGCGCATGGCACCAGAGCCAGACCCGCTACAATCGCTGCCCGTAGTTTTGAACGTGTCAAATTGATCATGGGTCTGGGCTGGTTCGGATTGTCGACCTTGTGGCTGTTGCCGCTCGTATGGCAAACAGTGGGGCGTGTGCTGGCTGGCGAGCGGCGGCTGCTTGGTCGTGGCTCGCTGCGCGTGCTGCTTGGCACGGTACTCGTGCTGGGTGCCAGCGCCACGCTTGAATCGCTGACTGGCGGCGAAGGCGAGACCGCGGGCGGTGCCGTCGGGCACGCGCTGGCCGGCGTGGTGTCCGGAATGCTCGGCTGGACCGGCGCGCTGCTGATGATGCTGGCGGTGCTGGGCCTGACCGCGCCCATGGTGTTCGGCGAGACATGGCGCAGCCTGTTCCTGCTGCGCAAGCCGCGCGTGGAAAGTGACGAGGACCGGGGCGACACCCGGACGAAGTCGCGCGCCGATTCCCGATTCGAATCACGAGGCAGCGCCCGTACAACAGATTCCCGTCACGACGCGCGTAGCGAACCGCGCGGCGATTTCCGTAGCGATAGCGCCGCGCCGCAGGCTTCGCCGCGTGATTCCGTCGAGCGCTGGGAGACCACTTCGCTGCCGGCGCAGTCGGCCGGCGGCTGGCAGGCCACGCAGACGCGCCAGAAAGGTATCGAGGCGGTTTCCGCCCGCCGTCAGCCCGCGTGGCAACCGCCGCCCCGCACGCGTGAGTCGCCCCCGCAACCGGGCGAGATCTGGCTGCATCATGCCGAGGCGCCAGGCGCGGTGAAGCCGGTGACGCCGAAGCCTGCTCCGTCTTCCGCCCAGAAGCCTTCCTCGACGCCACCCACGCCTCGCGCGGCCAACCCTGTGCCGACGGCCGCCCGTCCCGCCGCTGCCGCACCGGTCCAGGCGAAGGCGGAAGCCACGGTTGCGCCGAAGCCGGCAGCACCGCGCGCGACGGTGGTCAGCAGCCCGTTCCGTAATCCGCAGCTCGGCCTGCGCTCGGCAATTACCACGCTGCCCGAGCCTGCGGTTGCGACCACGGTGGCCGCGTCGGCAGCTACCGTCGCCCCGGCTGCCACGGCGGAGGTTGTCGAACAGGCGATAGATATTGCGGCTGTCGCGGCTGTTGCGACTGTGGCGGACGACC is part of the Cupriavidus metallidurans CH34 genome and harbors:
- the prpB gene encoding methylisocitrate lyase encodes the protein MTFTATELARSAGARFRQALIDESPLQIPGTINANHALLAKRAGYRAIYLSGGGVAAGSLGLPDLGISNLDDVLTDIRRITDVCDTPLLVDVDTGFGASAFNVARTTRSLIKFGAAAMHIEDQVGAKRCGHRPNKEIVTKGEMVDRIRAAVDARTDENFVIMARTDALAVEGLDSAIERAVACVEAGADAIFPEAMTDMDMYRKFVDAVKVPVLANLTEFGATPYYTLDELRNAGVAMALYPLSAFRAMNKAAENVFQAIRREGTQKNVVDTMQTRAELYDRIGYHDFEQKLDALFAQGKGR
- the prpR gene encoding propionate catabolism operon regulatory protein PrpR yields the protein MTPSHPTVPQPISLNPAGPVAPGARPRIWAMGISRLSRAFAELIPAYAGRAEFRIVGRAFEAAASAINREARENRVDVVVAGGSNGAYLRQHVDVPVVLVKVTGFDVMSALATARRISPKVALVTHASTYAEVDEFVRAFSLDIPRYTYLTEDDATARVRALKEEGVRVVVGPGLVTDMADKYGLVGVFLYSGNAVRLALEDAIEAARLRRIESTRREYVNTILAHLNEGVAAVDGEGRVQAFNPAMERFLGTPAGVAVGRKLSTLAPGLSLDGVMQSGARELEAIHRLGDKMVVVNRIPIMSEAGTTGAVLTIQDANAIHRADRNLRSRTRARAAGVRYSLDDLAGDSPAMSDLRALARRYAMVDSTVLVSGESGTGKEVLAQGMHDASPRRAFPFVAVNCAAFPETLLESELFGYEEGAFTGARRGGKAGLFESAHNGTLFLDEIGDMPPALQTRLLRVLQEKQVLPIGAIEAVPVNVRVIAATHRDLAALVRDGAFRQDLYYRLNILRIEMPPLRDRAGDLPVLAELLYRRAQERLGMSDGEPLPAIVRARLARYVWPGNIRELENVTERIAVLVAGANLTPVALQRELQAAVPELFSGDHGTAIEMSDGVPAQSLAGVAKASQAEHIRRVLADCGGNRAAACAQLGISPTTLWRRLREE
- the egtB gene encoding ergothioneine biosynthesis protein EgtB, which produces MTSALLPAAASHPPQEPALLSQYRHVRSATEAMVADLSDADATVQSMDDASPAKWHLAHTTWFFEEFVLGARLPDYEPVDPQYRYLFNSYYEAVGARHPRPRRGLLTRPSLDEVLAYREAVDEAMESLLMRAQTDDEAALITLGLHHEQQHQELLLTDILHLFAQNPLRPAYAPTLPSPVIADPRPAPEWIAFPGGVVTIGHSGDGFAFDCEGPRHQVLLHPYLLCSHPVSNHQWFEFIEDGGYQSTGLWLSDGWRWVCDNQIEAPLYWEERDGTWWQMTLRGMQPVDPDSPVTHVSFFEADAFARWAERRLPTEAEWEHAAHNLPATGNFAEGRALRPLPDRQNTAGSLRQMFGDVWEWTGSAFLPYPRFRPREGAVGEYNGKFMSSQMVLRGGSCVTAESHIRASYRNFFYPHQRWQFTGVRLADDV
- a CDS encoding FMN-dependent NADH-azoreductase, which produces MNILQIDSSVLGDNSVSRSLTASIVADLVAKNPGAKVTVRDLDKEAPAHLGNHLLPVLGGPKDGLNAVQQAELERTETFLAEFMAADVLVIGVPQYNFSIPSQLKAWIDRIAQAGRTFRYTANGPEGLAVGKRVIVVSSRGGVRQDANTLDLHEVTIDAVLRFLGITDISIVRAHGLAMGPDAREAGLTTARSQIAALNDAALRAAA
- a CDS encoding IS30-like element IS1088 family transposase — translated: MTKKNYQQLSETERHAIALGLQQKQSLSAIARALGRDKSTISRECNRNAGGKGYASKFAQQRSDNRKRQARPSPKLHRQGPLFPLVCDYLRHKWSPQQIANELQRLHPQDRRLQASHESIYTCIYAQPRGELKKELVSCLRMAHAKRWPRSRGKDRRKETQDLLSIHVRAPEIEDRQLPGHWEGDLIKGKANASAIGTLVERTTRLVVLVKLPHPNPATAAHVLQAFSDKLKTIAQPMRQTLTYDRGSEMAEHRQLSENTGMKVYFCDPYSPWQRGSNENTNGLLRQYFPKGTDLSGYSQEQLDAVADELNGRPRMTLGWRKPIEVYAEHLARLAQQPDLVH
- a CDS encoding DoxX family protein is translated as MSHSQGSQDLGKAVLRIVLGVLILLHGISKIMAGPGFVVKVVTDAGLPVELSYLVYVGEVLAPILLIVGLWTRAAALIVVVNMLFAFGLVHTKQLMEMAPTGGWALELQGMYLAGALAVALLGAGRLSFGGIDGRWN
- a CDS encoding DUF4136 domain-containing protein; amino-acid sequence: MLSLGGIRRAAPWMVVLVSLAGCATGPDIRADYNHANDFSKYRTFGFVAHPGTDRSGYESLTTQYLKTAVEREMSARGYRYAAHLPDLLVNFNAQLREKVVSNPAPMPPPGYAGYYAYRGGLYAPWPGYGFYSDTYTYTEGTLNIDIVDAQRNQLVWEGVAQGDASDVDPQTRQQAIDKVVTQIFLKYPFRAAQ